A portion of the Sphingorhabdus pulchriflava genome contains these proteins:
- the glmS gene encoding glutamine--fructose-6-phosphate transaminase (isomerizing), translated as MCGIIGIVGKEPVADRLVDGLRRMEYRGYDSAGVCTVLDGQLIRRRAEGKLNNLVKELAGNPAPGNIGIAHTRWATHGAPTTSNAHPHATGEVALVHNGIIENFKPLRDALTARGRTFESETDTEVVAHLVSEQIEAGQSPTEAVKAVLPQLRGAFALAIAFRKNPDFLIGARLGSPLVVGYGDGETYLGSDALALAPLTQKIAYLEEGDWVIVYREGAQIFDKNNNPVQREITTSGVSAAAIEKGNYRHYMQKEIFEQPTVVAQTLSSYIRPLEQTVALPQMDFDLAGVKRITIVACGTSFYAGMVAKYWFETFARVPVDIDVASEFRYRDPVLEEGGLALFISQSGETADTLAALKHCKENGQTIAVVVNVPTSSMAREADLLLPTHAGPEIGVASTKAFTCQLAVLAALAAHLALVKGKLSAEEEREIVRHLIEAPAALNAALAHDEDIAAMAHLIAPARDVLYLGRGPDYPLALEGALKLKEISYIHAEGYASGEMKHGPIALIDEAVPVIVLAPSGPLFEKTVSNMQEVRARGGKIVLISDAEGLAEAGEGCLATIEMPHVHPLIAPLVYAVPVQLLAYHVACAKGTDVDQPRNLAKSVTVE; from the coding sequence ATGTGCGGCATTATTGGCATCGTCGGCAAGGAACCAGTGGCAGACCGTCTGGTCGACGGACTGAGGCGGATGGAGTATCGCGGCTATGATAGTGCCGGGGTCTGCACGGTGCTTGATGGCCAGTTGATCCGCCGCCGTGCGGAGGGGAAGCTCAATAACCTGGTCAAGGAACTCGCCGGCAACCCCGCGCCGGGCAATATCGGCATCGCGCACACCCGCTGGGCCACGCATGGCGCGCCGACCACCAGCAACGCGCACCCACATGCGACGGGCGAAGTCGCGCTTGTGCACAATGGCATAATCGAGAATTTCAAGCCGCTGCGCGATGCCCTCACGGCGCGTGGCCGCACCTTTGAAAGTGAAACCGATACCGAGGTCGTCGCGCATCTGGTCAGCGAACAGATCGAGGCAGGGCAATCACCGACCGAGGCGGTGAAGGCAGTGCTGCCGCAACTGCGCGGGGCCTTTGCGCTCGCCATCGCCTTCCGCAAAAATCCGGATTTCCTGATCGGCGCGCGGCTCGGTAGCCCGTTGGTCGTCGGCTATGGAGACGGCGAAACCTATCTGGGTTCGGACGCGCTGGCGCTCGCGCCGCTGACGCAGAAGATCGCCTATCTGGAGGAAGGTGATTGGGTCATCGTCTACCGCGAAGGCGCGCAGATTTTTGACAAGAACAATAATCCGGTCCAGCGCGAAATCACCACCAGCGGTGTGTCGGCAGCTGCGATCGAAAAGGGCAATTACCGCCATTATATGCAGAAAGAGATTTTCGAGCAGCCCACCGTGGTTGCGCAGACGCTCTCTTCCTATATCCGCCCGCTCGAACAGACCGTCGCGCTGCCGCAGATGGATTTCGATCTGGCTGGTGTGAAGCGCATCACGATTGTCGCCTGCGGCACCAGTTTCTACGCAGGTATGGTGGCCAAATATTGGTTCGAAACATTTGCCCGTGTGCCGGTCGACATCGATGTCGCCAGCGAGTTCCGTTACCGCGATCCGGTGCTGGAAGAGGGCGGCCTTGCCCTCTTCATCTCGCAATCGGGCGAGACGGCCGATACACTCGCCGCGCTCAAGCATTGCAAGGAAAATGGCCAGACCATCGCGGTCGTCGTCAATGTGCCGACGTCGAGCATGGCGCGTGAGGCCGACCTGCTGCTCCCCACCCATGCCGGGCCGGAAATCGGTGTTGCTTCGACCAAGGCCTTCACTTGCCAGCTTGCGGTGCTCGCCGCACTCGCCGCGCACCTCGCGCTGGTGAAGGGCAAGCTATCGGCTGAAGAAGAACGTGAGATCGTCCGCCATCTGATTGAGGCTCCCGCTGCGCTCAACGCCGCTTTGGCACATGACGAAGATATCGCTGCCATGGCGCACTTGATCGCCCCGGCGCGCGATGTGCTGTATCTCGGCCGCGGCCCTGATTATCCGCTCGCGCTCGAAGGGGCGCTGAAGCTTAAGGAAATCAGCTATATCCACGCCGAAGGCTATGCTTCGGGTGAAATGAAGCACGGACCTATTGCGCTGATTGATGAGGCGGTGCCGGTGATCGTCCTCGCCCCATCAGGCCCGCTGTTCGAAAAAACCGTCAGCAACATGCAGGAAGTCCGCGCCCGCGGTGGCAAGATTGTGCTGATTTCGGACGCCGAAGGGCTGGCCGAAGCCGGCGAAGGCTGCCTCGCCACGATTGAGATGCCCCACGTCCATCCGTTGATTGCGCCGCTGGTATACGCGGTGCCAGTGCAACTCCTCGCCTATCATGTGGCCTGTGCCAAGGGCACCGATGTCGACCAGCCGCGGAACTTGGCGAAGTCGGTGACGGTCGAGTAG